The window ACATGTTAACCTCATAATTTGAATTTAGGAAACATTTTtagaattaaagaaataaaaaataggtTACTTAAATTGaggaaacatttttttttttccattttttcccCCCTCAAATTGAGGAAACAATCATATTATATTAGCCCAAAATTTAATTTTCCGTTTtggttatatacatataatgatTTAGGAGGATTATGCATTGAAAGTGATTAAATTGAATCTTCACCTGTTTCCAATCAGCCTTTTTTTCGTTTTACCCAACCTTTTTGAGATGAAATGTAATCCCAATCGACACATGTATAAGTAAACGAGACAAATTTGCTACATCTGTTAATGTAACCCAATGACCTGGCGACCTGCAACTTTCCATGATTATGAACCTTGACAATAGATAGACTCTCTCATCACTGAAAGTTGCATAACATAGATTATTCCATCTGATTGGATTAAGGTTTCAGGTTTTTGGTGTTCTTTTATAATCTTTAATTGAAAATGTGAGCAATATTTAATAAGAAaggttaattttattttcaggTTGGTAGTAGATTTGGAGAGAGCACACTGAAACTGGGATCCATGCTAACTGAAGGACAAGTGGGTAGGTTTGGTGACATTTTACCTGCTCAAGCAGCTGGACTTCTTTCCCAATTCACAGCCGGAAGATCAGATTATTGATTTCATTTATTCGTTCAACCGTAAAACACCACTTAGTTATCCCAAGCAAACAAGGTACAATTTGATGACCGGAATTGCTAAAAGATGGATATTAAAGTGCCAAGTTACTGCCACCATGGACTGTACACACACAACCTCTTTACACAAGGTGATGTCAACGAGCATATATTGGTATGTCCATCCCCAAAAGATGCAAGGAAACTTTTGAAGAGCATATAATGTTTGATAAGGTTTATAGGATTAAGTTTTTGCATTTTGTGAATGTAAATTTTGGGAGCATAATGCTAAAAATGAGGTGAACGGTGAATTTATATTTCATGTGTAATGGAAGAGACTAGTACAGGGAAAGGGAGGTGTGTGCATCGTGTCGGGTTAATTTTTATAGGAATATCCATTGGTTCATTGTTATTGAATGTAGGAGTATGGAGAGGATATGATTCTagttaaaaactttatatattgtCTTAGTTGTCTTACGTCAAGTATGGTTTTCTTTCAACTAATATCTACTGAACACTATAAGACAGCTAATGAGCACACACTGAGAGGAAGATATTGGGAACAACCTTTTGTAAACGGGAAATGATGTATCCTTTTAAAACTTACATGACAAACTTGATAGTGCAACAACTTTTAATAACCGGGAAATTGTGTATCTTCTTAAAAATTACTACATGATAAGTGTAATATACTAATTTTCTCTCTTAATTTTATTCTTTGATTTTAGTATGATGATTAAATTGTTAGGAGCATTATTAGGaaaagctatatatattttacctaATTACCTTAACAAAACTTAAAGTTGACTTACATACCTCTAAAATCACTCATAGTGGTAGAAAACGGCAACATCATAACCAAATTTATATCGTACTTGCTTTCAAATTGACCACAGGTAAACTTAAAGCAATATAGCAGAACATCTTTAACAATCCTAACCTTCATTCTTTTTGCAAGTTTATGATCTGCCATATGCAGGCGATGTATGTTATAAGATGCAGAGAACAAGAGTGAACAAAGATGGCATGTTAGAACATGAACTGAGCGTATAAAGATGACACGAAGCTACCAAACCAAGTTATGGGAACAATATCTCAATGAACGCATTATACAGCGCAGTCAACATACATGACAGATATGATCTCATACAGAATTACTCGTATTTGATAACAGATAACAAATATTGGAATCTTAAAATACAGTATCAGTTACAACATACCATTTCATTAACTTTAACATCCAATCAAATGAACTACATCAGTAAAAGGGTTTTGGTCCCATTTAATTCAaactcaaaagaaaataaaagagagaAATCACAATAATTTATTACAATAAGCTTTCTATTTATAGTAATATGCATAAAGGATACTCTTGATTAATTTTTTGGTATAGTTACTTTTGGGTGCACATTCCTCTTCCTTTCATTACATGCCTCCTTAGCCCTGGAATGTGAACATTGGAGATGTAATCTCTCCAGTCTATTTTGCCCACGTCAAATCCGAatgttcttttttcttcttcagaCATCATTCCCATTAGTTTTTGGGTGTTACTGTTATCAAACCTGCAAAACAGAACgaaaaaagaaagtttttctAGGAGATCTCAAACTTGCATCTTTTTAGCAGAATGAAGTGTTTTATGTGTGTGGGTTATACACAAGTTAGACATCTATCAATGACACCAGCGATTAAAAAGAACACATTGTCTCGATTAGGCCAAAAATACCAAATTGGACATGTGCAGTCATCAAGTCTACCAAAATTTGACTCAAAAGACCCcatttttttgaaacaaaatatgGATGCACATTTCTGTGAGATTCATTGACAGTGTAGTTTACCTTATAGAACAGCATTGATATGAATTGAAGTGCAAACAAATATAGTAGGGATTCAAAAGTAGAGATTCAGTTTGGACTTAATATGTTTACCTTCCACCATAAAATGTGTATGGTTCATATATATTGGCCAAATACTTTGCTTGCTCCACTGATTTCTTGCAAATATTTTCCAGTTTAAGTGAATACTTCCCTTTGTTTGTAGAACTCGAATTATTTAATCCACTTCTATTAACTGCATCTTTCCATATATGAGCAGAGAATTCTTCCATGGACCGATAAAGTTGCATGATAGGTACATGAACTGGCCTCCCTTTTAAATCCAAACATGGTGAAGTATTGAAGTGTTCATAGAGCAGCCTTGCCAAATCCTTAAAAACCAACGGGTTCACTACTGATGAAGCTATCTGATATATGTGGTTCTCTTCGTTTTTCCCACCGGCCAGGTGTTTTGCCATGGCTGCCATGATGGCATTAACTACCATATCAGCTGGAACCTGCAACGGTTTTGTGGAGTGGGTCATCAAACAAATATTATGATTTTAGAGACCCGGAGACAAGAAAAGCACTTACTACATCAAGAACACCGTTAGGGTCAACAAGAAATCCACTAAGTTGTCCCTTTCCGTAGTAAAGTACAATCGGATCCATCATCCTTCAACAGAGATTATAAAAGCAGAAAACTTGAATAGTAATTTATAACAAAGAGGTTCTGGTTCAAGAGTAATATCAAGCTGAAATTAGTAAGAAAAATGATTGGTAGCAATCTCAGCCCATTTGCTTagaatgggttgatttgggttgcATTGTATATCCAAAGAGTTAAACACGTCAAAATTAAAACTTGGCTAATGCTCAAATATGTCAGATGAGTCAAAAGTCTTCAAAGTGTTTTCATATGCTTAAAAATCTAACTTGCtttaattttgaataataaaTTACTCCATAATGAGTAGacaacaaaattttaatctTACTAGGACATTAGATATTTTAAATAGTTATTCTATATAAAATGGACAAAAAAAGTCTTGGTGGGTTGGCTCAAACTTGCCCGGTCCGTTTGGACCAGTTAGCTAACCTGCATgacccatccattttgccacCATTAATCATTATAGCTAGTGTTACCTGTTTCCTTCCATCCATCCTGGAAAAGGTTCTTTGTAAGTGCTTTCAATGACACTAGGCCGCATTATGACCACAGGTATGTCTCCTCCCATTTTATCAATTATCATTTCTCCCATTGCCTTGGTGAAAACATACGTATCTTGCCACCCGTATAGTTTAGCCCTAGTTAAATCAGGAATTGAATGGAAACAAGATATTTTCTTGGTGGTTGTGAATAATAAGTGtctaaaatgatataaaaattagATACAATATTTACCTCTCTAATCCTAGCTCTTTTAGCTTTTGAGCCATTGCATTTTCTCCAAAAGATTTTTTTGATTCCAAAACCATTTGTATTTCGTCATCTACATTCAACCTTGGCATGTGACTCCCATACATAAGACTCTCGCGTGCTATACTCTCGCCTATATTAAAAGGCTTTTCCATGATTCTTCCTTGTCTTTGTCCGTTAACATATGCTACAAACATTTATCACAAAAAATTCCAAGTTATATACAAGTTTTAACTTTTAGTAAAAATCTTGTTTTAGAGGTGATTATTTTACCAGTGGAAACTTGCAGGAAGAGGTTGAGTTTCTTGCACCTTTTTGCAAAGTTCATAAGGCGACTAGGCCCTCCCGTATTAATGTCAAGAGCTACATCATATCTGCAAATCCGTTTTATAAATTTCAATAAATCCTTACTATTCCTCTTGTTAGATTTTCATTAAtctagttttgatttttgagtaaattaagACTAACCTTTCATCAAATGTGGTATTAGCTGCAGAATTTACAATTACGTCAACATCTCGTGCTATCACATCTGCTGTATCCTCATCTAATCCAAGGTTAGGTTCACAAACATTTCCGATCACAGGAACCAGTTTGCTTAACATGAAAGGCTGATAGGATTTCCCATAAGCTTGTTGGAGAGACTTGAAAAGTTCTGTATTTATTATCTGTAATGTGATCCTAAATTAAGTTTTACTTTACTATCGAATGTTAATGAGTGATGCATAGAATTCCCACAagatgaaaaaacatgaaaaaaaaaaaaacttacttcACTTATTAATCTTTCCATGGCTGCATCTGTGTCCTTTGCCTTGATTAAGAGATATATCTTCCCTACATCCGGTACCGTTCTCAATATCTTCTCTATGAGCACTAAACAGATTATTTGAGTATCAAGAACAAATCAAGAAGTTAGAAAGTCCAAAAGTAACTATTTTTTTAGCCAAAAAATTGAGCAAATTCACAGCCACATATATTTAGCATTATGTGCCTGCACACACTTTAGAAATGAAACAAGCAACTGATATGAGATCAAAGATTTCTATTAGTTTAGAGAACTAGAGTTACGTCTAGAGgtagaaaaatgagtggtttgAGTGCTTAGAGTTGTGTCAATAGTTAGCTTGTCAAATATGTACAAAAATAGTATACTTTCAATAGAAAAAAATAGCTTCATACAAGACTTGACCCGTTCTACactatttattttgttttgcccGTATGCCAGTAAGGAATAAAACATAACCCGAATCACTCCATTTATTAGCAAACTAGTTAAATTTGGCGCATCTGATTGTGCATGATACCTCGTAATCTTGGTTAGTTTTGCAGCTTAATGTTAAAATATAGCATAAGTTCAAAAACACGGATGTGGCTAGCAGTAAATTAATGGTCTTGTAATTACAGTTCAAGGTATGGTTAATGGTGCCTTCCTTCATTTAGCTCTTTTAGCCTTTGTATCTAAGATTGAACGATACGTAGATTATTTtcaatcaaatatataacaaactgAAGATCAACCTTTAACCTTAAGGTATACATAAAATCAAGAACACCATACAtaaaatcaattatataaaagaaaaattaggaAATTTTTCGTACCTTTGCCCAAGAACCCGGTAGCACCAGTAACAAAAAAGTCTTTTCCTTTTAATACATTCACAATTCCGATACCCTGAGCATTTATACCCATGACAGAAGCATTTTGTGCACCATTATATGAGACCAACTCCTTTGTCGCACTACCATTGCACATCTCAACCTGCCCATTCCCATTTGGTGCCAAAACCAAGTTTTCAGTATCCAATAGAGCGGTTCCAGGATCCGCGTTAACCAAAACAGCTCGTTTGGTCAAAACGGACGGTACCCCATTAGTCTTAATCACATTTCCTTCACTTTGACAACACATTATACAATTAATCTTCTTCTTAAACAACCATGGGTAATTCTTGTCATTACCCTCCAAATTAACAACCCCTTTTCGTAGAACGACGATGGAAGAACCAATAGACATAGTCCCCATCATTTTCAAGAGAAATGTAAATCAATCCCAAAAAGgccaaaaaaaaatgtcaaaaccaAAAATCACACAAGGGATGAATTTTTTCTAGTTTGGGAGATGTTGGTTGTAAAGTTGGAAAGTTTCTTTAGCTAAACATCTCCTACAATAAAAAGTTGTAGCAtgttacacacaaaaaaaaaactattaaattattaCAAGAAACAAGTAAACAAACAATTAAGAACAAATAGATAGGAAATAAGATATGAATTTGGTTGAATATACAATTAAAGAAAGATAGGTGAGAttgtggtttatatatataaatatatgtatataataatataaaaatagtacAAGGAGATGAAGGTTAGGAGAATTAAGGTAAAGGCTCCCTTTTTGCTTTGGAATCACACTTGTTATCATTAACGTAAAAGATGGCGGGAAGTagttattttacattattttatgtcatttaaatattcaaattGGGTTTaaggaaataataaaatattcatgTGGAAAAAGGGTGTGGGATTTTGgcttagaaaaacaaaaaggagagaaattttgacttttgttaaGAAGATATTAATGTGATGAAGTAACTTAGGTAAAATGTTCGCCAACAAGTACCATGTGGTTGTGTATGTTGCAAATACctacatctatctatatatatactcatagaGTCATAGATtaaagaaagttgtttaaaaGAAATGTTAAATGTGTGTTTTTTAGTTTAACTTTGATTCTAGGTAATGTGTTCTTTTaccaaaaatataacaaaatgtCTCCTTCGTTTCCTAATTGTGTAATAATCACATTTCCatcaaaaaaagtttttaactGCTAATTTTATCAAATACCAAACTGTCAAACCATACAACGaattaaaaaacaaagttataccATTAAAACCACGTCACCAACGGACCTTAGCATGGTCCATTACAGAACCGGCTTAGTTGGTTGTGGTGGAGCTCAATGTCGGCAGTGCTACGGCAGGGAGGAGTGTGCCTGATGATTATTTGTCTTCTTATTTGCTAATGAGAGATTATTTGGATATTAGTAGCTAGTATTATTGTGAGATTCGGTCTTTTAGTATATTTGTTATTGATTGATGGTGTAATTGAGTGGTTGGTGGATGTATCAATCTTTTAATAACGTGATTTGAGTAGCCATTACAAAACACTTCACTCTTAAACATGCACCAAGCATAAAATATTAGGTGAGGAACTCGTTTAATGACGTTCATTGGACCAGTTGGTGGGAACAACAAAATTCTAACCTGACATACTGTTAGTTGTGCCTATCATCGTAGCATAAGTTAGCATTATTCATCAGAGAGTGATAAAGTTACAACAAATTTTAGTCATCCACAACAATATATGTTTACTATAcaatgaaaatatatacatCAGTTGCTGCTATAGATTTACCAGTATCCTTAATTCCTTATTCATTAGGTAATCATTCCACTAGTTCGGATTTAAACCGACATATTAGACATATGATACTATTTAACGCTTTTAAAGTAGTCTAGTAGTTATCATTTTGGACGTTTTCTATTAGGATCGGAGTCTTTgaatttaaatttgttacatataATTTTTGAGGTAGTCAGAAAAAGAAGCCTGAAAACGGtcataaaatatctctattaaacTAAACTGCTTACATTTATATTAAGTTGAACGGTTTTTATTGAATCTTGGATAAAAATAAACTCGTCCGTTTACACAACATGTGCTACTAGATGATTAAAGATATTTTTACTACGTCTTAGACATATTTAAAGGTAAGACTCATGCAATTATGGAATCATAACTActatcaaaacaaaaaagtatccCATACGTATATATGAAGAGTAATTCAGTAAGAATGCGGAAAATAATGACGTAAACCTAACTTGTTGGAACAAACTTTTGattaaatataaagattttaggAATTAACAAAACGTCTCATATAAAATACTTCAAGCAAATAGATAATTTGAGAAAGTAACTTATGAAAGAAATGGAATAATCCGTTTAGTTATATGAATCTTTGACTTACAAAATTGCGTATCCAAAGtactttttgttgtttgttttggtATAAAATATGTAAGAATGTGTGGTGATgtgaaaaatataaagatatgtaaggatgtttgtatggttgaagGTAAAATTAAAGGATTggaaggatttataaggattttaaggatttgtaaggatatgatatgATAACTTAAGGACATCTAAGAACGTCTTTAACATTAGAGATAGTCTTACATACGTAGAATTAGTATGTTTGTGCAATGCACAGTTGCCAAATGTATAACAAGGACATACTACCAAAATGGGTAACAACGACCAACGTACGCCCGTGATAGTTGTGTAAAAGAGTTACGGTGATAGAAgtataaataaagatataatttttaCTCCCTCTGTCTCATATTAAGTATTATAGTTTGACtcttttgagtctttttcttccgactttgaccgtaaatatctttgtttatgttatataacacttgatctaatatatatgaattgataaatgtactttttttatacaactttcatcaactaatttATAACacatacaaagatatttacggtcaaagacggaagaaaaagacttgaccagtcaaaattgaacaattaaaatgggacggaggaaGTATATAGTAGCGAGAGaagtacccacgcaatgcggcaGCGGGACGACGGGTGATGGTGACATTAACgttgtgattattaatgtaaaagtagtgtctttcaaaaaaaattaatgtaaatgtagTGATGTAAAAGGGTGGTGTAGTTAATGAAAAGTGTATGTTTTTTTAGAGAGGCATTGGTGAAATATGAGATACGTGTAAAGTTTTTTCGTTTTATATAAGGGCATTTTAGTCATGTCAAAgacttaaattttaatataaaaaatgttttttttattaggtaTTATATAgctataaaagtatagataaaaatatcATGCAGAAAAGGTACTTACATATAACATAGCCATGGGCCATGAGATACAGATTTGCAGTGTTTACTACTTCACTTTGCTTCATGAGTTAACTAGGAATTTCATGCCGCCTAATGGGCGGCGTAAGTTTTTGAAAACGTTTGCGTTTATAGGTGGGGTtacaaaaatcacaaatttatGGGAgacaaaaaaatattgaaacgcaattttaaaaaattacaaaaggaatatactaaatcaaaaaagaaaaagaaaaccaaaaaaaacaaaaagaaatatgaaaactaaatgaataagttatataaaaaaaacaaatgttacatgtgaaaaaggtataaaacgaaatgtttaaaagagtacaaaagaaatacaacgcaacaaaaattttttaaaaaaagaacaaaaaaaacataatatataacaaaatatataacattttaaaaagttaaaaaaaaatgttaaatgtgataaaggtataaaaaaaacaaaatgttacaaaagattaaaaaaacacaaattatataaagttaggtGGTTAAAGTAATAAAAGAGAAACAGAAGGGActgaaaagtaaaaataaaaaaacaaggaCTAAAATGCAAATACTttagtattaaaaaaagaaaaaaaaattaagggtGGAAGgcttgaacccatgacctccaCCCCTTAAGCCATAGAGACCAACCACTCTACCAAatctatttttgttattatagctgctaattctattatttatattaaaactgcatataaagacaaaaaacactatTCACATAGTACTCCTTTATTATAGTGGGTAAT is drawn from Erigeron canadensis isolate Cc75 chromosome 9, C_canadensis_v1, whole genome shotgun sequence and contains these coding sequences:
- the LOC122581946 gene encoding fatty acyl-CoA reductase 2, chloroplastic-like, encoding MMGTMSIGSSIVVLRKGVVNLEGNDKNYPWLFKKKINCIMCCQSEGNVIKTNGVPSVLTKRAVLVNADPGTALLDTENLVLAPNGNGQVEMCNGSATKELVSYNGAQNASVMGINAQGIGIVNVLKGKDFFVTGATGFLGKVLIEKILRTVPDVGKIYLLIKAKDTDAAMERLISEIINTELFKSLQQAYGKSYQPFMLSKLVPVIGNVCEPNLGLDEDTADVIARDVDVIVNSAANTTFDERYDVALDINTGGPSRLMNFAKRCKKLNLFLQVSTAYVNGQRQGRIMEKPFNIGESIARESLMYGSHMPRLNVDDEIQMVLESKKSFGENAMAQKLKELGLERAKLYGWQDTYVFTKAMGEMIIDKMGGDIPVVIMRPSVIESTYKEPFPGWMEGNRMMDPIVLYYGKGQLSGFLVDPNGVLDVVPADMVVNAIMAAMAKHLAGGKNEENHIYQIASSVVNPLVFKDLARLLYEHFNTSPCLDLKGRPVHVPIMQLYRSMEEFSAHIWKDAVNRSGLNNSSSTNKGKYSLKLENICKKSVEQAKYLANIYEPYTFYGGRFDNSNTQKLMGMMSEEEKRTFGFDVGKIDWRDYISNVHIPGLRRHVMKGRGMCTQK